The Coleofasciculus chthonoplastes PCC 7420 region TGAAGATGAGCCGATTATTTTGTTTATCTCTCGCCTACACCCGAAAAAGGGATTAGAGTATCTGATTCCTGCTTTAGGGAAACTGGCAGATCAACGCTTTACTTTCGTACTGGCTGGTAGTGGTTCTTGCCAGTATGAAGCTGAAATTGATGCTCTTTTAATTGCTGCTGGCATCGATAAGCGCACCTATCGTTCCGGATTTGTGACAGGAGAGATGAAAGACTTATTACTGCAAGGCTCGGATGTGTTTGCTCTGACGTCTCACTCGGAAAACTTTGGGGTTGTTGTGCTGGAAGCGTTAGCTGTAGGACTACCTGTTTTAGTTACTCCTGGTGTTGCCCTAGCTTCTGTGGTCAAACAGCATCAACTCGGCTATGTAGCAGAACTGGATGTGGCGGCGATCGCATCTGCTATGAAACAGTTGCTCAACCATAGACAAGAAACTAAAGTCATGGGGAACCGCGCCCGTCAACTTATCCTCGAACAATACACCTGGAATCGCATTGCCTTAAATTTGATTGAGGTTTATACCGCCATCATTCAAAAATATCCTGTCCCTTTTTTCTACTAATGGAGTACCAATTTATCAATGGAAACCACCATTAGCCAATACAAATATGCTTATCAAGATAATTGTTCAGGGCATCATCATACCTATCTGCTCGATCCACTCCTGAACATACTCTCTCAGGCAAAAAAAATTAACCAACAAAAGCTACGTGTATTAGATCTCGGCTGTGGAAATGGCAGTCTGACTCATCTCATTGCCCAACAAGGTTACGAAGTCGTTGGTGTTGAAGAATCTGAGTCTGGTATGACATTGGCTCGTTCTAGTTTCCCAGATTGCCAATTTATCCAGGGGAGTATTTACGATTTACCTTATGCTCAGTTGGGCAATTCATTTGATAGTGTTATTTCCTGCGAAGTTATTGAACATTTATTTTATCCAAGAGAACTGGTTAGAGCAGCTAAGAAATATTTGAAGCCAAATGGTGTTTTAATTATTACCACTCCTTATCACGGCTATTTCAAAAATCTGGTTCTAGCTTTGTCTGGAAAAATGGATAGGCATTTTACCACTCTTTGGGATGGTGGTCATATTAAGTTTTTTTCGACAAAAACTCTAACTGAACTATTAAAACAAGAAGGCTACACAAACATTAAATTCACATTCTCTGGCAGATGCCCATATCTTTGGAAATCCATGATCTGTTCCAGCTCTCCAGTGAATAGTTAAGTTTAAATTTTTTAATAGTAACCTCAGGCTTATGCTTGAACAAATAACACCTCTTATTCTGACCTTTAATGAAGCCCCTAATATCGATCGCACTCTGGCAAAACTCACTTGGGCAAGGCAAATCGTCGTTATTGACAGCTACAGTACCGACGAAACCTTGGACATGGTAAAGTCTTATCCGCAAACCCAAGTCTTTCAGCGGCAGTTCGACACCCATCACAACCAGTGGAACTACGGCTTGTCACAAGTCACAACTGAATGGGTACTCTCCCTCGATGCTGATTACTTCCTCACCGACGCACTGATTGCTGAACTTGCGTCTCTTCCCACAGATTCCCCTATAGATGGCTACTTCGCCCGGTTCAAATATTGCGTATTTGGCAAGCCATTGCGGGGAACATTGCTTCCGCCTCGACAAGTTCTATTCCGACGGGAAAAATCTATCTATCTCGATGACGGACATA contains the following coding sequences:
- a CDS encoding glycosyltransferase family 2 protein — translated: MLEQITPLILTFNEAPNIDRTLAKLTWARQIVVIDSYSTDETLDMVKSYPQTQVFQRQFDTHHNQWNYGLSQVTTEWVLSLDADYFLTDALIAELASLPTDSPIDGYFARFKYCVFGKPLRGTLLPPRQVLFRREKSIYLDDGHTQLLQIRGESGMLNSYIYHDDRKPLSRWLWAQDRYMLIENKKILETSPGELSLGDRIRRQKILAPFVILFYCLIFNQGILDGWYGWYYALQRTLAEILLSIRLIEMEKFASQVPTMSDRSVSNRIAAPSTQSVNPSVLVEK
- a CDS encoding class I SAM-dependent methyltransferase — encoded protein: METTISQYKYAYQDNCSGHHHTYLLDPLLNILSQAKKINQQKLRVLDLGCGNGSLTHLIAQQGYEVVGVEESESGMTLARSSFPDCQFIQGSIYDLPYAQLGNSFDSVISCEVIEHLFYPRELVRAAKKYLKPNGVLIITTPYHGYFKNLVLALSGKMDRHFTTLWDGGHIKFFSTKTLTELLKQEGYTNIKFTFSGRCPYLWKSMICSSSPVNS